The Deltaproteobacteria bacterium genome window below encodes:
- the hscB gene encoding Fe-S protein assembly co-chaperone HscB yields MSPTDHFERLGLARGVDLDTAALEQAYLALAQAHHPDRAVGQDAAARRAAMEASAAINEGYRILRDPVRRAEYLCKLAGIDLDVTDRERGAPHMPPAFLAEMIERREALEGARKQGFAAIDALRSATATELATCFARASAALRSGEVRSAAVALVERRYLQRLIDEIDEIDEV; encoded by the coding sequence ATGTCGCCGACCGATCACTTCGAGCGGCTCGGGCTCGCCCGCGGCGTCGATCTCGACACCGCCGCGCTCGAGCAGGCCTACCTCGCGCTGGCCCAGGCCCACCATCCCGATCGGGCGGTGGGCCAGGACGCCGCCGCGCGCAGGGCCGCGATGGAGGCGAGCGCGGCGATCAACGAGGGCTATCGCATCCTGCGCGACCCCGTGCGCCGCGCCGAGTACCTGTGCAAGCTCGCGGGCATCGATCTCGACGTCACCGATCGTGAGCGCGGTGCACCGCACATGCCGCCCGCGTTCCTGGCCGAGATGATCGAGCGTCGCGAGGCGCTCGAGGGCGCGCGCAAGCAGGGCTTCGCGGCCATCGATGCCCTGCGCAGTGCGACCGCGACCGAGCTCGCGACCTGCTTCGCGCGGGCATCTGCCGCGCTGCGGTCCGGCGAGGTGCGGTCGGCCGCGGTGGCCCTGGTCGAGCGTCGCTACCTGCAGCGCCTGATCGACGAGATCGACGAGATCGACGAGGTGTGA
- the iscU gene encoding Fe-S cluster assembly scaffold IscU → MAYSDKVIDHYENPRNVGSLDKDDEAVGTGIVGAPACGDVMKLQIRVEDGVITDARFKTYGCGSAIASSSLVTEWVKGMKVEQALTIDNAQIAEELSLPPVKIHCSVLAEDAIKAAIRDWQAKQAAGTGTTASVAEEAVP, encoded by the coding sequence ATGGCGTACAGCGACAAGGTCATCGACCACTACGAGAATCCCCGCAACGTCGGCAGCCTCGACAAGGACGACGAAGCGGTCGGTACCGGCATCGTCGGCGCGCCGGCCTGCGGCGACGTGATGAAGCTGCAGATCCGCGTCGAGGACGGTGTCATCACCGACGCGCGCTTCAAGACCTACGGCTGCGGCTCTGCGATTGCCAGCTCGAGCCTGGTGACCGAGTGGGTCAAGGGCATGAAGGTCGAGCAGGCGCTCACCATCGACAACGCGCAGATCGCCGAGGAGCTGTCGCTGCCGCCGGTGAAGATCCACTGCTCGGTGCTGGCCGAGGACGCCATCAAGGCGGCGATCCGCGACTGGCAGGCCAAGCAGGCCGCCGGCACCGGCACCACCGCGAGCGTGGCCGAGGAGGCCGTGCCGTGA
- a CDS encoding MarR family transcriptional regulator, translated as MSIPADAAFTDKQGQYLAFIYLYTKLHRRPPAEADMQEYFEVTPPVVHSMVVTLEKRGLIRREPGRARTIEILVPPAQLPELR; from the coding sequence ATGTCGATCCCCGCCGACGCCGCATTCACCGACAAGCAAGGCCAGTACCTCGCCTTCATCTACCTCTACACCAAGCTCCATCGCCGGCCCCCCGCAGAGGCCGACATGCAGGAGTACTTCGAGGTCACGCCCCCGGTCGTGCACTCGATGGTCGTCACCCTCGAGAAGCGCGGCCTGATTCGACGTGAACCCGGCCGCGCTCGAACCATCGAGATCCTCGTGCCGCCTGCGCAGCTCCCAGAGCTGCGTTAA
- a CDS encoding 2Fe-2S iron-sulfur cluster binding domain-containing protein → MPKITFIDPHGTRTEVTVKPREDDLLAIAEEHGVKMGSACGGVCACSSCHVYVREGLGSLAEMTEREEDRLDMGFDVRPYSRLGCQCVVQTEDLMVEITQESLQVWFNEHPEHRPDRSGSGA, encoded by the coding sequence ATGCCCAAGATCACCTTCATCGATCCCCACGGAACCCGCACCGAGGTCACGGTGAAGCCACGGGAGGACGACCTGCTCGCGATCGCCGAGGAGCACGGCGTCAAGATGGGCAGCGCGTGCGGCGGCGTCTGTGCCTGCTCGTCGTGCCACGTCTACGTGCGCGAGGGGCTGGGCAGCCTCGCGGAGATGACCGAGCGCGAGGAGGACCGGCTGGACATGGGCTTCGACGTGCGGCCCTATAGCCGGCTGGGCTGCCAGTGCGTGGTGCAGACCGAAGATCTGATGGTCGAGATCACACAGGAGTCACTGCAGGTGTGGTTCAACGAGCACCCCGAGCACCGCCCCGATCGCAGCGGCTCCGGCGCTTGA
- a CDS encoding sigma-70 family RNA polymerase sigma factor produces MTDDLALLAAWRRGDGDAGELLISRHVEAVHRFFANKVRQGCDDLVQNTFLACVESVDDFAGRASFRSYLFAIARNILFRYYRDGRRDFDPLTSSVASLVDVAASPAERLAAAEQERALLRALRTLPLELQTLVELAYWEGLSDREVSEVLEVPAGTIKSRLRRARALLDEELTRSASSPALLESAQRTLASWAAHIRAATGIAGGHGRR; encoded by the coding sequence ATGACCGACGATCTCGCGCTGCTCGCGGCGTGGCGCCGCGGTGATGGTGACGCGGGCGAGCTGCTGATCTCGCGGCACGTCGAGGCCGTGCATCGCTTCTTCGCCAACAAGGTGCGCCAGGGCTGCGACGACCTGGTCCAGAACACGTTCTTGGCCTGCGTCGAGAGTGTCGACGACTTCGCGGGCCGGGCCAGCTTCCGCTCGTACCTGTTCGCGATCGCCCGCAACATCCTCTTCCGGTACTACCGCGACGGGCGTCGCGACTTCGATCCCCTCACCAGCAGCGTGGCATCGCTGGTCGACGTCGCGGCCTCGCCGGCCGAGCGGCTCGCGGCCGCCGAGCAGGAGCGCGCGCTCTTGCGGGCACTGCGGACGCTGCCGCTCGAGCTACAGACCTTGGTCGAGCTGGCGTACTGGGAGGGCCTCAGCGATCGCGAGGTCTCCGAGGTGCTCGAGGTCCCCGCCGGCACGATCAAGAGCCGGCTCCGACGCGCGCGCGCGCTGCTCGACGAGGAGCTCACGCGTTCGGCGTCGTCACCGGCTCTGCTCGAGTCGGCCCAGCGCACCTTGGCGAGCTGGGCCGCGCACATCCGTGCGGCCACCGGCATCGCCGGTGGCCACGGCCGCCGCTGA
- a CDS encoding peptidoglycan DD-metalloendopeptidase family protein: MTHSQLDDRDLPRVPATRLRTALAMLATLPLTLATACYDGIDGEGQDALEDEDSLDIEPLGDDGEGDPPPPTAATSCAPQMSVFPVSGTHNIGYDAKSCGSGTCETTCPDAHANSDWGGDHHGIDVFAHHRAELVAVADAVVVKVGVVSNTSGKRVRVRDACGWEYYYGHLDEYVVSPGQQVAAGQLIGYMGATGTGSTHLHFNVSPNGDYSHDINPFDLLKSTSPTACGGDVGGGGGGGTPQPPAPPPAGCGIMLPGDALHADEAVTSCDGRFSLVMQSDGNLVLYQADAGALWNTATAGNTPSAFVMQEDGNAVVYSAAGSALWNSGTYGQPGAYLTVQDDGNVVVYSGVIALWNSGTCCR, from the coding sequence ATGACGCATTCCCAGCTCGATGACCGCGACCTCCCCCGTGTGCCCGCCACGCGCCTGCGCACCGCGCTCGCGATGCTCGCGACGCTCCCACTGACGCTCGCGACCGCCTGCTACGACGGCATCGACGGCGAGGGCCAGGACGCGCTCGAGGACGAGGACAGCCTCGACATCGAACCGCTGGGTGACGACGGCGAGGGCGACCCACCGCCGCCGACTGCGGCCACGTCGTGCGCGCCGCAGATGTCGGTGTTCCCCGTCAGCGGCACGCACAACATCGGCTACGACGCCAAGAGCTGCGGCAGCGGGACCTGCGAGACCACCTGTCCGGACGCCCACGCGAACAGCGACTGGGGCGGCGACCACCACGGCATCGATGTGTTTGCCCACCACCGCGCGGAGCTGGTCGCGGTCGCCGACGCAGTGGTCGTGAAGGTCGGAGTCGTGAGCAACACCTCGGGCAAGCGCGTGCGCGTCCGCGACGCGTGCGGCTGGGAGTACTACTACGGCCACCTCGACGAGTACGTGGTCTCGCCCGGTCAGCAGGTCGCCGCGGGCCAGCTGATCGGCTACATGGGTGCGACCGGCACCGGCTCGACCCACCTGCACTTCAACGTCTCCCCCAACGGCGACTACAGCCACGACATCAACCCGTTCGACCTGCTGAAGTCGACCAGTCCGACCGCGTGCGGCGGTGACGTCGGCGGTGGTGGTGGTGGTGGCACGCCGCAGCCGCCCGCACCGCCACCGGCGGGCTGCGGCATCATGCTGCCCGGCGATGCGCTCCACGCCGACGAGGCCGTGACCTCGTGCGACGGACGCTTCTCGCTGGTCATGCAGAGCGACGGCAACCTCGTGCTCTACCAGGCCGACGCCGGCGCGCTGTGGAACACCGCCACGGCGGGCAACACCCCGAGCGCGTTCGTGATGCAGGAGGACGGCAACGCGGTCGTCTACTCGGCCGCCGGATCGGCGCTGTGGAACAGCGGCACCTACGGACAGCCCGGCGCCTACCTCACGGTGCAGGACGACGGCAACGTCGTGGTCTACAGCGGCGTCATCGCGCTGTGGAACAGCGGCACCTGCTGCCGTTAG
- a CDS encoding IgGFc-binding protein, with protein sequence MAMAIACGGDPRSDAFNSSSAGHGSTGTAADADGSAGSGGEAAGGPASATVADSGDDGLGSDGGAPVLDVGAGDGGGVVPTQCDELEASETTVGCTFFAVDLDQTGIFENQQFAVVVSNVQAGVAAEVVVERRDAGAWVTVDGPVQVPAMQLHTFALPNLVQQGSGIRAGGAYRVRASVPIIAYQFNPLVMGWWSSDASLLYPLEAWDTLVDVVHWGEGSGRGSITIVAAVDGTQVSVRPTTATTGAGGVPPGVAGGTFMLTLDEGDIAQVAVATENASLTGTRVESDQPIAVFTGHECAFVPGDKYACDHLEEQMAGLRQWGKQFVAARVPPRLPSSPERSLWQIYASEDGTTIAFDVPAGVTGVPAGPLQLDAGELAQFYVAGNAAAPGDFFVDADKPIAVFNYMTGYEDISPPTMLGDPAMLQHAGIEQFLDRYVLLVPSEWTWDFLVITRPEGAGVQVDGVAVDDAAFVPAGGGFEVARVQVEDGVHDVAGDAPIGVAVVGYDTADSYAYLGGGGTGLINPTPAG encoded by the coding sequence ATGGCCATGGCCATCGCGTGCGGCGGCGACCCCCGCAGCGACGCCTTCAACTCGAGCAGCGCGGGCCACGGGTCCACCGGCACGGCGGCGGATGCCGACGGCAGCGCCGGATCGGGCGGCGAAGCGGCCGGCGGTCCCGCCAGCGCGACCGTAGCGGACAGCGGCGACGACGGGCTCGGCAGCGACGGTGGTGCGCCGGTGCTCGACGTCGGCGCGGGCGATGGTGGCGGCGTGGTGCCGACGCAGTGCGACGAGCTCGAGGCCAGCGAGACCACGGTGGGCTGCACCTTCTTCGCGGTCGATCTCGACCAGACCGGCATCTTCGAGAACCAGCAGTTTGCGGTGGTCGTGAGCAACGTGCAGGCCGGCGTCGCCGCCGAGGTCGTGGTCGAACGCCGCGACGCGGGCGCCTGGGTCACCGTCGACGGGCCGGTGCAGGTGCCCGCGATGCAGCTGCACACGTTCGCGCTGCCCAACCTCGTGCAGCAGGGCAGCGGCATCCGTGCGGGTGGGGCCTACCGCGTGCGCGCCAGCGTGCCGATCATCGCCTACCAGTTCAATCCACTCGTGATGGGCTGGTGGAGCTCGGATGCCTCGCTGCTGTATCCGCTCGAGGCCTGGGACACGCTGGTCGACGTCGTGCACTGGGGCGAGGGCTCCGGGCGCGGATCGATCACCATCGTCGCGGCGGTCGACGGCACGCAGGTCTCGGTGCGGCCGACCACCGCCACCACGGGCGCCGGCGGGGTGCCACCGGGGGTCGCCGGGGGCACCTTCATGCTCACGCTCGACGAAGGCGACATCGCCCAGGTCGCGGTCGCCACCGAGAACGCCTCGCTCACCGGCACACGGGTCGAGAGCGATCAGCCGATCGCAGTGTTCACCGGCCACGAGTGCGCCTTCGTTCCGGGCGACAAGTACGCCTGCGATCACCTCGAGGAGCAGATGGCGGGCCTGCGCCAGTGGGGCAAGCAGTTCGTCGCGGCCCGCGTACCACCACGGCTGCCGAGCAGCCCCGAGCGATCGCTGTGGCAGATCTACGCCAGCGAGGACGGCACCACCATCGCGTTCGATGTGCCGGCCGGGGTCACCGGCGTGCCCGCAGGGCCGCTGCAGCTCGACGCCGGCGAGCTCGCGCAGTTCTACGTCGCCGGCAACGCGGCGGCGCCCGGCGACTTCTTCGTCGACGCCGACAAGCCCATCGCGGTGTTCAACTACATGACCGGCTACGAGGACATCTCGCCACCGACGATGCTGGGCGACCCCGCGATGCTGCAGCACGCGGGCATCGAGCAGTTCCTCGATCGCTACGTGCTGTTGGTGCCGAGCGAGTGGACGTGGGACTTCCTCGTCATCACGCGGCCCGAGGGCGCCGGAGTGCAGGTCGACGGCGTCGCCGTCGACGATGCCGCGTTCGTGCCGGCGGGCGGCGGCTTCGAGGTCGCGCGCGTGCAGGTCGAGGACGGTGTCCACGACGTCGCCGGCGACGCACCGATCGGGGTGGCGGTCGTGGGCTACGACACCGCGGACAGCTACGCGTACCTCGGCGGCGGCGGCACGGGCCTCATCAACCCGACCCCAGCCGGCTAG
- a CDS encoding serine/threonine protein kinase gives MVATGNEQLEDRLAAGRPQLGDALEQLRRRTVARVVGRRPQMIGRMRLVRVLGAGSFGTVYEAHDERLDRRVAVKVVETRGAEHHARALREAQLLAAMSHPNVVSVFAVGVTDDPPPRPYLVMELIEGQSLRQWFAQPRTWREVVAVFVQAGRGLAAAHARGVLHRDLKPENIMLAADGRVRLVDFGLARGLDDTAPSFEEPTLGSGGTVELTPVGAVMGTPAYMAPEAFGAPSTPWSDQYSLAVALYEGLWGRRPYDADSTDALHDQQLHHAVQLPAERRGVPGWLARVVLRALRREPTARFADVDAFVAALARHDARRWWPAAAVAASAVVLGGAMLTPARAPACRSADDHWSSITTQRVPDQVAHAVVAYERAWRQVEHELCAADELDAGRRRCLDERRLDVEQLVSIVAEDDAWQPGDGDPLRRVAQPRACQLAAGADADRLATELGRSERIDRELALLRAYDGMTMVAQGLELSRTLLVDPEVTRRPELLAEVSFARGRMLEVASEQDEAAAAFEQAFLLAQRERLDRIAARSASELVRVSVARGALDDARRWAAHAEATLARAGERDEVDMVLTEGLASIAESEGDFDRAATLLRGAIDAVVAREGEDTWMRTGALNHLGVVLYRAGRYAEAEPVLRRAIELFELHGGMGSPARASGLDNLGATLSELGRYDEALVLHREALAIREATQAADHLDIGFSHGNIALALSRLGRPQEALAAIERAHAVFVLRLGGQHPLVAQLLGQRAEVELQLGDRTQAAAADYERAAAIYDANGARFADAAAELRARLAAMRPQAEPAVGGA, from the coding sequence ATGGTGGCGACGGGGAACGAACAGCTCGAGGATCGGCTGGCCGCGGGGCGACCGCAGCTCGGCGATGCGCTCGAGCAGCTGCGCCGCCGCACGGTTGCGCGGGTGGTCGGCCGACGTCCACAGATGATCGGTCGCATGCGGCTGGTGCGGGTGCTCGGGGCCGGCTCGTTCGGCACCGTGTACGAGGCCCATGACGAACGCCTCGATCGCCGCGTCGCGGTGAAGGTCGTCGAGACCCGCGGCGCAGAGCACCACGCCAGGGCCCTGCGCGAGGCACAGCTGCTGGCCGCGATGTCGCATCCCAACGTGGTGTCGGTGTTCGCGGTCGGCGTCACCGATGATCCGCCTCCGCGTCCGTACTTGGTGATGGAGCTGATCGAAGGCCAGAGCCTGCGGCAGTGGTTTGCGCAGCCGCGGACCTGGCGCGAGGTGGTGGCGGTGTTCGTGCAGGCCGGGCGTGGACTCGCGGCCGCGCACGCCCGTGGTGTGCTGCACCGCGACCTCAAGCCCGAGAACATCATGCTCGCCGCCGATGGTCGCGTGCGACTGGTGGACTTCGGGCTCGCGCGGGGCCTCGACGACACCGCGCCCTCGTTCGAGGAGCCCACGCTGGGCAGCGGCGGGACCGTCGAGCTGACCCCCGTCGGCGCGGTCATGGGCACGCCGGCGTACATGGCCCCGGAGGCGTTCGGTGCTCCGTCGACACCGTGGTCGGATCAGTACAGCCTCGCGGTCGCGCTGTACGAGGGCCTGTGGGGCCGTCGCCCCTACGACGCCGACAGCACCGACGCGCTGCACGACCAGCAGCTCCACCACGCGGTGCAGCTGCCCGCCGAGCGTCGCGGTGTCCCGGGCTGGCTCGCGCGCGTGGTGTTGCGCGCGCTCCGACGCGAGCCGACCGCGCGCTTCGCCGACGTCGACGCGTTCGTCGCGGCGCTCGCCCGTCACGATGCGCGGCGGTGGTGGCCGGCGGCGGCGGTGGCTGCGTCGGCGGTGGTGCTGGGCGGCGCGATGCTCACGCCCGCCCGCGCCCCGGCGTGCCGCAGCGCCGACGATCACTGGTCGAGCATCACCACGCAGCGGGTGCCGGATCAGGTCGCGCACGCGGTGGTCGCCTACGAGCGGGCGTGGCGGCAGGTCGAGCACGAGCTGTGCGCGGCCGACGAGCTCGACGCTGGGCGGCGGCGGTGCCTCGACGAGCGTCGTCTCGACGTCGAGCAACTGGTGTCGATCGTCGCCGAAGACGACGCCTGGCAGCCCGGCGACGGCGACCCGCTGCGTCGGGTCGCGCAGCCACGCGCGTGCCAGCTGGCCGCGGGCGCCGACGCGGATCGGCTGGCCACCGAGCTCGGCCGCAGCGAGCGCATCGATCGCGAGCTCGCACTCCTGCGCGCGTACGACGGCATGACGATGGTCGCGCAGGGCCTGGAGCTCTCGCGCACCCTGCTGGTCGACCCCGAGGTCACGCGCAGGCCGGAGCTGCTCGCCGAGGTCTCGTTCGCGCGCGGGCGCATGCTCGAGGTCGCCTCGGAGCAGGACGAGGCCGCGGCCGCCTTCGAGCAGGCGTTCCTGCTGGCGCAGCGCGAGCGACTCGATCGCATCGCCGCGCGGTCGGCCAGCGAGCTCGTGCGCGTCAGTGTCGCCCGCGGGGCGCTCGACGATGCGCGGCGGTGGGCTGCGCACGCCGAGGCCACGCTCGCGCGGGCGGGCGAGCGCGACGAGGTCGACATGGTGCTCACCGAGGGCTTGGCGTCGATCGCCGAGTCCGAGGGGGACTTCGATCGCGCCGCCACGCTGCTGCGCGGGGCCATCGACGCCGTGGTCGCGCGCGAGGGCGAAGACACCTGGATGCGCACCGGTGCGCTCAACCACCTCGGCGTGGTGCTCTACCGCGCGGGACGCTACGCCGAGGCCGAGCCCGTGCTGCGTCGCGCGATCGAGCTGTTCGAGCTCCACGGCGGCATGGGCTCGCCGGCCCGCGCGTCGGGGCTCGACAACCTCGGCGCCACGCTCTCGGAGCTGGGCCGCTACGACGAGGCCCTGGTCCTGCACCGCGAGGCGCTCGCGATCCGCGAGGCGACGCAGGCCGCCGACCACCTCGACATCGGCTTCTCCCACGGCAACATCGCGTTGGCGCTGTCGCGACTCGGGCGTCCGCAGGAGGCGCTGGCGGCCATCGAGCGCGCCCACGCGGTGTTCGTGCTGCGGCTGGGCGGGCAGCACCCGCTCGTCGCGCAGCTGCTGGGCCAGCGCGCGGAGGTCGAGCTGCAGCTGGGCGACCGCACGCAGGCCGCGGCCGCGGACTACGAGCGAGCGGCCGCGATCTACGACGCCAACGGTGCCCGCTTCGCCGATGCGGCCGCCGAGCTGCGGGCCCGGCTCGCCGCGATGCGCCCGCAAGCCGAGCCGGCGGTGGGTGGCGCATGA
- a CDS encoding DNA-3-methyladenine glycosylase I: protein MVAYHDHEWGVPLHDDRKHFEFMLLDAFQAGLSWAIVLAKRAGFRKAFADFDPAAIARFNQRSVERLVADPGIVRNRQKIEATIGNARAFLALQAEFGSFDRWIWDFVGGAPQANAWPSMAHVPPRTAQSDAMSKALQARGFKFVGSTICYAYMQAAGMVNDHEVGCFRHAELTGGSSPAAPRPRRPRASR from the coding sequence ATGGTCGCGTATCACGACCACGAGTGGGGCGTGCCGCTGCACGACGATCGCAAGCACTTCGAGTTCATGTTGCTCGACGCGTTCCAGGCCGGCCTCAGCTGGGCCATCGTGCTGGCGAAGCGCGCGGGCTTTCGCAAGGCGTTCGCCGACTTCGACCCCGCCGCGATCGCACGCTTCAACCAACGCAGCGTCGAGCGCCTGGTCGCCGACCCCGGCATCGTCCGCAACCGTCAGAAGATCGAGGCCACCATCGGCAACGCCAGGGCCTTCCTCGCCTTGCAGGCGGAGTTCGGCTCGTTCGATCGCTGGATCTGGGATTTCGTCGGCGGCGCACCGCAGGCCAACGCGTGGCCATCGATGGCCCACGTGCCGCCCCGCACCGCGCAGTCCGACGCGATGAGCAAGGCGCTACAGGCCCGCGGCTTTAAGTTCGTGGGCTCGACCATCTGCTACGCGTACATGCAAGCCGCCGGGATGGTGAACGACCACGAGGTCGGCTGCTTCCGCCACGCCGAGCTGACCGGCGGGTCGAGCCCTGCCGCGCCGCGCCCGCGTCGACCCCGCGCGTCGCGGTAG
- a CDS encoding iron-sulfur cluster assembly accessory protein has protein sequence MMRDQLVKRGTPQAAIRFGIRGGGCTGYSYMFQFEDGPPRASDVVIESFGVRMFVDPKSMRLVKHTRIDFETGIRGHGYRFENPNVSAACGCGESISF, from the coding sequence ATGATGCGCGATCAGCTGGTCAAGCGCGGCACGCCGCAGGCCGCGATCCGCTTCGGCATCCGCGGCGGTGGCTGCACCGGCTACTCGTACATGTTCCAGTTCGAGGACGGTCCGCCGCGCGCGAGCGATGTCGTGATCGAGTCGTTCGGGGTGCGGATGTTCGTCGACCCGAAGAGCATGCGACTGGTCAAGCACACCCGCATCGACTTCGAGACCGGCATTCGCGGCCACGGCTATCGCTTCGAGAATCCCAACGTCTCGGCCGCGTGCGGCTGCGGCGAGTCGATCAGCTTCTGA
- the hscA gene encoding Fe-S protein assembly chaperone HscA, with protein MSGIDDSLADAGALFQIEEPARAVAKPRAPGRGIGIDLGTTHSLVAIAAHGGAPRVLDVDDGPLLASVVDYSGERPVVGRRARAHAVTASSQVVASVKRFMGRGRAEIGFRHPYRIDDDDGVLRLDVGRGRRVTPMEVSAELLAVLRARAEQELGGPVDGAVITVPAYFDDAQRQATKDAARIAGLTVYRLLAEPTAAALAYGLDRGERGTFAVFDLGGGTFDISVLRLHDGVFQVLATGGDSALGGDDFDRALAAELLARAGVVAPTAEVAAEALQVARAAKEALSDREEIDVELPRAQLAPLRLTRAALEAVIEPVARRTVAPCRRALADAGITADALDGVVLVGGSTRSPLVRRLVAHVFGREPLHDLDPDQVVAHGAAIQADVLSGSEREGITLLDVVPLSLGLETMGGMIEKIIPRNATIPIAARQVFTNYSEQQTGMVIHVVQGEREMVRDCRSLARFELRGIPRLPPSMARVEVTFQLDADALLTVTARELMTGVKQTVEIKPTHGLSSTQVDELVMESLDRAEDDFAARNLAEARVELDRVALAVRTALAEVGHLTSLLPVDERAAIEAALTRGDAALAAEDARAVVRAREQLESVSEPFARRRMERALHDGMAGRTVAEIEATVADEDALAERRGSHGAETIDGEPS; from the coding sequence ATGTCAGGCATCGACGACTCGCTGGCCGACGCCGGCGCCCTGTTTCAGATCGAGGAGCCGGCCCGGGCGGTGGCGAAGCCCCGGGCGCCCGGCCGCGGCATCGGCATCGATCTCGGCACTACCCACAGCCTGGTCGCGATCGCGGCGCACGGCGGCGCCCCGCGGGTGCTCGACGTCGACGACGGCCCACTGCTGGCCTCGGTGGTCGACTACAGCGGCGAGCGTCCGGTGGTGGGGCGACGCGCGCGGGCCCACGCGGTCACGGCGTCGTCGCAGGTGGTCGCCTCGGTCAAGCGCTTCATGGGCCGCGGTCGTGCGGAGATCGGTTTCCGCCACCCCTACCGGATCGACGACGACGACGGCGTGCTGCGCCTCGACGTCGGTCGCGGTCGGCGGGTCACGCCGATGGAGGTCAGCGCGGAGCTGCTCGCGGTGCTGCGCGCCCGCGCCGAGCAAGAACTCGGGGGGCCCGTCGACGGTGCCGTCATCACGGTGCCGGCGTACTTCGACGACGCCCAGCGCCAAGCCACCAAGGACGCTGCGCGCATCGCTGGGCTCACGGTCTATCGTCTGCTCGCAGAGCCGACCGCGGCCGCGCTGGCGTACGGGCTCGATCGCGGCGAGCGCGGCACCTTCGCGGTGTTCGACCTCGGCGGCGGCACCTTCGACATCAGCGTGCTGCGCCTGCACGACGGCGTGTTCCAGGTGCTCGCGACCGGCGGCGACTCAGCGCTGGGCGGCGACGACTTCGATCGCGCGCTGGCGGCCGAGCTGCTCGCGCGCGCGGGCGTGGTCGCGCCGACGGCCGAGGTCGCCGCCGAGGCGCTGCAGGTCGCGCGCGCCGCCAAGGAGGCGCTGTCCGATCGCGAGGAGATCGACGTCGAGCTGCCGCGCGCCCAGCTCGCGCCGCTGCGGCTGACCCGTGCCGCGCTCGAGGCGGTGATCGAGCCGGTCGCGCGGCGCACGGTCGCGCCCTGCCGGCGCGCGCTCGCGGACGCGGGCATCACCGCCGACGCCCTCGACGGCGTGGTGCTGGTCGGCGGATCGACGCGCTCACCCCTCGTGCGCCGCCTGGTCGCCCACGTGTTCGGTCGCGAGCCGCTGCACGATCTCGATCCCGACCAGGTGGTCGCGCATGGCGCGGCGATCCAGGCCGACGTGTTGTCGGGTAGCGAGCGCGAGGGCATCACGCTGCTCGACGTGGTGCCGCTGTCGCTGGGCCTCGAGACGATGGGCGGCATGATCGAGAAGATCATTCCGCGCAACGCGACCATCCCGATTGCCGCGCGACAGGTCTTCACCAACTACAGCGAGCAGCAGACCGGCATGGTCATCCACGTGGTCCAGGGTGAGCGCGAGATGGTCCGCGACTGCCGCTCGCTGGCGCGCTTCGAGCTGCGCGGGATCCCGCGGCTGCCGCCGTCGATGGCGCGGGTCGAGGTCACGTTCCAGCTCGACGCCGATGCGTTGCTCACCGTGACCGCGCGCGAGCTCATGACCGGGGTCAAGCAGACCGTCGAGATCAAGCCCACCCACGGGCTGTCTTCGACGCAGGTCGACGAGCTCGTGATGGAGAGCCTCGATCGCGCCGAGGACGACTTCGCCGCCCGCAACCTCGCGGAGGCCCGGGTCGAGCTCGATCGCGTGGCACTGGCGGTCCGCACCGCGCTCGCGGAGGTCGGTCACCTGACCTCGTTGCTGCCGGTCGACGAGCGGGCCGCGATCGAGGCGGCGCTGACCCGCGGCGACGCGGCCCTTGCCGCCGAAGACGCCCGTGCAGTCGTGCGCGCCCGCGAGCAGCTCGAGAGCGTCAGTGAGCCGTTCGCGCGCCGCCGCATGGAGCGGGCGCTGCACGACGGCATGGCCGGCCGCACGGTCGCCGAGATCGAAGCGACGGTGGCCGACGAGGACGCGCTCGCCGAGCGTCGCGGGAGTCACGGCGCCGAGACCATCGACGGCGAGCCGTCGTAG